A genomic segment from Bosea sp. OAE506 encodes:
- a CDS encoding glycosyltransferase: MSQAAPASLIILMPVFEDRASARQLIVDLAAACPVKPFIVAVEDGSLNEIMSADDIAAAGLEGEIIHLARNMGHQRAIAAGIAHIAAVHKPDMLVVMDSDGEDVPAAVPQLLEMLADPKVDVVVAERRQRSESLQFRAFYSVYRRLFHLLTGRGIRFGNFMAMTGKGASRMAAMQETWVHFPAAVMVSRLRMRAVPTDRGKRYFGVSRMNFVSLALHGMRSIMVFAEDVLVRVGVICVGMIVLAFGLLGVATLLKIIGWATPGWFSTAFGILVIILLQAGILSFVTLMVSGIVKGTAPVRRADLDLVIERVETTAGAGSA; encoded by the coding sequence ATGTCGCAAGCAGCGCCCGCCTCCCTCATCATCCTGATGCCGGTCTTCGAGGATCGTGCCAGCGCCCGCCAGCTGATCGTCGATCTCGCGGCCGCCTGCCCGGTGAAGCCGTTCATCGTGGCGGTCGAGGACGGCTCGCTCAACGAGATCATGAGCGCCGACGACATCGCCGCCGCGGGGCTCGAGGGCGAGATCATCCATCTCGCCCGCAATATGGGCCACCAGCGCGCCATCGCGGCGGGCATCGCCCATATCGCCGCCGTGCATAAGCCCGACATGCTGGTGGTGATGGATTCCGATGGCGAGGACGTGCCGGCCGCCGTGCCGCAATTGCTCGAGATGCTGGCCGACCCCAAGGTCGACGTCGTCGTGGCCGAGCGGCGGCAGCGTTCCGAGAGCCTGCAGTTCCGCGCCTTCTATTCGGTCTATCGGCGCCTGTTCCACCTGCTGACCGGACGCGGCATCCGCTTCGGTAATTTCATGGCGATGACCGGCAAGGGCGCCAGCCGGATGGCGGCGATGCAGGAGACGTGGGTGCATTTCCCCGCCGCCGTCATGGTCTCGCGCCTGCGCATGCGCGCGGTGCCGACCGATCGTGGCAAGCGCTATTTCGGCGTGTCGCGGATGAACTTCGTCTCGCTGGCGCTGCACGGCATGCGCTCGATCATGGTCTTCGCCGAGGACGTGCTGGTGCGGGTCGGCGTGATCTGCGTCGGCATGATCGTGCTGGCCTTCGGGCTGCTCGGCGTCGCGACGCTGCTGAAGATCATCGGCTGGGCGACGCCGGGCTGGTTCTCGACCGCCTTCGGCATTCTCGTGATCATCCTGCTTCAGGCCGGCATCCTGAGCTTCGTGACGCTCATGGTGTCGGGCATCGTCAAGGGCACGGCGCCGGTCAGGCGCGCCGATCTCGATCTCGTCATCGAGCGCGTGGAGACGACAGCCGGGGCCGGCAGCGCGTGA
- a CDS encoding UDP-glucuronic acid decarboxylase family protein, with the protein MYHTTKRVLVTGGAGFLGSHLCETLLQAGHEVLCLDNFFTGSRKNVAHLLDDKRFELMRHDVTVPLYIECDEIYNLACPASPIHYQFDPVQTTKTSVHGAINMLGLARRVKAKIFQASTSEVYGDPTVHPQPEEYWGNVNPIGFRSCYDEGKRCAETLFFDYWRQHQLRIKVVRIFNTYGPRMHPNDGRVVSNFIVQALRGEDLTVYGEGNQTRSFCYVDDLVAGFVKMMDTPDDVTGPINLGNPGEFTIRELAEMVIELTGASSKIISQPLPQDDPKQRRPDITKAQQTLGWEPQVPLRQGLIKAIAYFDNLLGQC; encoded by the coding sequence ATGTACCACACCACCAAGCGCGTGCTCGTGACGGGCGGTGCCGGATTCCTCGGCTCCCATCTCTGCGAGACCTTGCTGCAGGCCGGCCATGAGGTTCTCTGCCTCGACAACTTCTTCACCGGCAGCCGCAAGAACGTCGCTCATCTGCTGGACGACAAGCGTTTCGAGCTGATGCGTCACGACGTGACGGTGCCGCTCTACATCGAATGCGACGAGATCTACAATCTCGCCTGCCCGGCCTCGCCGATCCATTACCAGTTCGATCCGGTGCAGACGACGAAGACGAGCGTCCATGGCGCGATCAACATGCTCGGCCTGGCCCGGCGCGTGAAGGCGAAGATCTTCCAGGCCTCGACCTCGGAGGTTTATGGCGATCCGACGGTGCATCCCCAGCCGGAGGAGTACTGGGGCAACGTCAACCCGATCGGCTTCCGCTCCTGCTACGACGAGGGCAAGCGCTGCGCCGAGACGCTGTTCTTCGACTATTGGCGCCAGCACCAGCTGCGCATCAAGGTGGTGCGCATCTTCAACACCTATGGCCCGCGCATGCACCCCAATGACGGTCGCGTGGTCTCCAATTTCATCGTCCAGGCGCTGCGCGGCGAGGATCTCACAGTCTATGGCGAGGGCAACCAGACCCGCTCCTTCTGCTATGTCGACGATCTGGTCGCCGGCTTCGTCAAGATGATGGATACGCCCGACGACGTCACCGGGCCGATCAATCTCGGCAATCCCGGCGAGTTCACCATTCGCGAGCTGGCGGAGATGGTGATCGAGCTGACCGGGGCGTCGTCCAAGATCATCTCGCAGCCTTTGCCGCAGGATGACCCGAAGCAGCGACGGCCCGACATCACCAAGGCGCAGCAGACCCTAGGCTGGGAGCCGCAGGTGCCGCTGCGACAGGGCCTGATCAAGGCGATCGCCTATTTCGACAATCTTTTGGGACAGTGCTGA
- a CDS encoding GDP-mannose 4,6-dehydratase, protein MVRAAPRILVTGAGGFVGSVLLQRLSARLPADACIHAAGHAGDDGRIIALDLDVTDYGAVERAVISARPDAVMHLAAVSAFQMARNDPLRAWQVNLTGTLNLATAIMTHAPEALLVFAGTSEAYGDTFNRSTQPIDESAALLPRSLYAATKAAADIALGQMAHDGLNVVRFRPFNHTGPGQIESFVVPAFAAQIARIEAGLAAPVIEVGNLDAQRDFLDVRDVVSAYEAVLLDKPVSTGAVFNLSSGQPRRIGDILNQLLAMSTVGIEVRIDPARLRPNEVPVVAGDSSHARSILGWQPRLPWETTLEGVLEGFRRSSGTQRPS, encoded by the coding sequence GTGGTTCGCGCCGCTCCACGCATTCTGGTCACGGGCGCCGGCGGTTTCGTCGGCTCCGTTCTGTTGCAGCGGTTGAGCGCAAGGTTGCCAGCGGATGCCTGCATCCATGCCGCCGGTCACGCTGGCGATGACGGGCGGATCATCGCGCTCGACCTCGATGTCACCGATTATGGCGCTGTCGAGCGCGCCGTCATCTCGGCAAGGCCCGATGCCGTCATGCATCTCGCTGCCGTGTCGGCGTTTCAGATGGCGCGGAACGATCCGCTCAGGGCATGGCAGGTCAATCTGACGGGAACGCTCAACCTCGCCACGGCGATCATGACGCATGCGCCAGAGGCCCTGCTGGTGTTCGCGGGCACGTCGGAAGCGTATGGAGATACGTTCAACCGGTCCACGCAGCCGATCGACGAAAGCGCAGCCCTGCTGCCGCGCAGTCTCTACGCCGCCACCAAGGCGGCCGCCGATATCGCTCTCGGCCAAATGGCGCATGACGGGCTGAACGTCGTCCGGTTCAGACCCTTCAATCACACCGGTCCCGGTCAGATCGAAAGCTTCGTCGTCCCGGCCTTCGCGGCTCAGATCGCGCGGATCGAGGCCGGCCTGGCCGCGCCTGTCATCGAGGTCGGCAATCTCGATGCGCAGCGTGATTTTCTCGATGTGCGCGATGTCGTATCGGCCTATGAGGCTGTCTTGCTGGACAAGCCAGTCTCCACAGGCGCGGTCTTCAACCTGAGTTCCGGACAGCCCCGCCGTATCGGCGACATCCTGAACCAGTTGCTGGCGATGTCCACGGTCGGCATCGAGGTGCGCATCGACCCGGCGCGCCTGCGGCCCAACGAAGTTCCGGTTGTCGCCGGCGACAGCAGCCATGCCCGCTCCATCCTTGGCTGGCAGCCACGTCTCCCCTGGGAGACGACGCTCGAAGGCGTGCTCGAGGGATTTCGACGAAGCTCTGGCACCCAGCGCCCGAGCTGA
- a CDS encoding GtrA family protein: MSASSGAGEGSGLRGIALFIVNGLLATGVHYATLMLLLEVVRVPSAGLANGMASIVGIAASYVGNRLMVFRSSQPARATLPRFLLLYASLALFHAGFLALWSDRLGLPYGWGFIVSTGLATVMSYLGNRYFVFAGAAAPGSQA; encoded by the coding sequence GTGAGCGCCTCGTCCGGGGCCGGAGAGGGGAGCGGCCTTCGCGGCATCGCTCTCTTCATCGTCAATGGCCTGCTCGCGACGGGTGTTCACTACGCCACGCTGATGCTGCTGCTCGAGGTCGTCCGCGTGCCGTCGGCCGGCCTCGCCAACGGCATGGCCAGCATTGTCGGTATCGCCGCCTCCTATGTCGGCAACCGGCTGATGGTGTTCCGCTCGTCCCAGCCGGCGCGTGCGACGCTGCCGCGCTTCCTTCTGCTCTATGCGTCGCTCGCGCTGTTCCATGCCGGCTTCCTCGCGTTGTGGAGCGACCGGCTCGGGCTGCCCTATGGCTGGGGCTTCATCGTCTCCACCGGGCTCGCAACCGTGATGAGCTATCTCGGAAACCGCTATTTCGTCTTTGCCGGTGCGGCTGCGCCGGGATCGCAGGCATAG